The Stappia sp. genome window below encodes:
- the murG gene encoding undecaprenyldiphospho-muramoylpentapeptide beta-N-acetylglucosaminyltransferase: MARTFLLTAGGTGGHLFPAQALAAELRRRGHVVELASDARVDAFARDFPARKVHVISSATLGGRSPVALARTAWRLAKGTLQARGLLKRLKPDAVVGFGGYPTFPPMFAAFLSGVPSVLHEANAVMGRANRMLAKRVDAIATSFPLADTGSPALEAKMARTGNPVRDAVIEASAIPYRAPEPDGAFALLVFGGSQGARFFSDALPPALEALDADTRARLRLVQQCRPEDMERVRAAYERIGVQAELAPFFADMAARIAAAHLVVCRSGASSVSELAVIGRPSVLVPLPHALDNDQGRNAEMLAGAGGAWPVAQAELDTQRLAVLLGELMGDPDRLARAADNARAAGRPDAVARLADLVERVAAGAPVAGDRADTDTNKTDQGAAS, from the coding sequence ATGGCGCGCACCTTTCTTCTCACCGCCGGGGGAACCGGCGGGCATCTGTTTCCTGCCCAGGCGCTGGCGGCCGAACTGCGGCGGCGCGGACATGTCGTGGAGCTTGCGAGCGACGCAAGGGTCGACGCCTTCGCCCGCGATTTTCCGGCGCGCAAGGTCCATGTGATCTCCTCCGCGACGCTCGGCGGGCGCTCGCCGGTCGCGCTGGCCCGCACCGCGTGGCGGCTCGCCAAGGGCACGCTGCAGGCGCGCGGCCTGCTGAAGCGCCTGAAGCCCGACGCGGTGGTCGGCTTCGGCGGCTATCCGACCTTTCCGCCGATGTTCGCGGCCTTTCTTTCCGGCGTGCCCAGCGTGCTGCACGAGGCCAATGCGGTGATGGGCCGCGCCAACCGGATGCTGGCGAAGCGCGTCGATGCCATCGCCACGAGCTTTCCGCTCGCCGACACCGGATCGCCCGCGCTGGAGGCGAAGATGGCGCGCACCGGCAACCCGGTGCGCGACGCGGTGATCGAAGCCTCCGCGATCCCCTATCGGGCGCCGGAGCCGGACGGAGCGTTTGCGCTTCTGGTGTTCGGCGGCTCGCAGGGCGCGCGCTTCTTCTCCGATGCGCTGCCGCCGGCGCTGGAGGCGCTGGACGCCGACACGCGTGCCAGGCTGCGTCTGGTGCAGCAGTGCCGGCCGGAAGACATGGAGCGGGTGCGCGCCGCCTATGAGCGCATCGGCGTGCAGGCGGAGCTTGCCCCCTTCTTCGCCGACATGGCGGCGCGGATCGCGGCGGCGCATCTGGTCGTCTGCCGGTCGGGAGCGTCGAGCGTCAGCGAGCTTGCGGTGATCGGACGTCCGTCCGTTCTGGTGCCGCTGCCCCATGCGCTCGACAACGATCAGGGCCGCAACGCGGAAATGCTCGCCGGCGCCGGCGGCGCCTGGCCGGTGGCGCAGGCGGAACTCGACACGCAGCGCCTGGCGGTGCTGCTCGGCGAACTGATGGGCGATCCGGACCGTCTGGCGCGGGCGGCGGACAACGCCCGGGCGGCGGGACGTCCGGACGCGGTCGCGCGGCTCGCCGATCTCGTCGAGCGGGTGGCGGCGGGGGCGCCCGTCGCCGGGGACCGCGCCGACACCGATACCAACAAGACAGATCAGGGAGCGGCATCATGA
- the murD gene encoding UDP-N-acetylmuramoyl-L-alanine--D-glutamate ligase, whose amino-acid sequence MIAVESFASKSVAVFGLGASGLAAARALVAGGARVAAWDDTPGRRAAAQEAGLDVVDLARADWSAFDALVLAPGVPLTHPAPHWSVEKARAQGIEVIGDIELFLRERRRRAPGAPFVAITGTNGKSTTTALIAHCLRVAGRDVAMGGNIGVPILDLDPPAPGRIHVVECSSYQIDLTPGLDPSVGVLLNITPDHLDRHGTLENYAAVKERLIAGSTTAVVGIDDALSAAVADRAERAGKRVLRLGVRHPVSHGVYAEGGALHVAEDGAQTRFMDLAGIASLRGAHNAQNAAAAVAVCRALGVGDAAIRKGLASFPGLAHRMETVARAGRVLFVNDSKATNAEAAERALTSFESIYWIAGGRAKSGGIASLAPHFSRIAKAYLIGEAAADFAATLEGHVATEQAGTLERAVAAAARDAAADPRGEPVVLLSPACASFDQFSDFEARGRAFAEAVARLAAPQDPQQDAPRPGASESDAQEAV is encoded by the coding sequence ATGATCGCGGTCGAGAGCTTCGCGTCGAAATCGGTGGCCGTGTTCGGGCTGGGGGCCTCCGGCCTCGCCGCCGCGCGCGCACTCGTCGCCGGCGGGGCGCGCGTGGCCGCGTGGGACGACACGCCCGGCCGCCGCGCGGCCGCGCAGGAGGCGGGGCTCGACGTGGTGGACCTCGCGCGGGCCGACTGGTCGGCGTTCGATGCGCTGGTGCTCGCGCCCGGCGTGCCGCTGACCCATCCGGCCCCGCACTGGAGCGTCGAGAAGGCACGCGCGCAAGGGATCGAGGTGATCGGCGACATCGAGCTCTTCCTGCGCGAGCGCAGGCGGCGGGCGCCGGGCGCGCCCTTCGTCGCCATCACCGGCACCAACGGCAAGTCGACCACCACCGCGCTGATCGCGCATTGCCTTCGCGTCGCCGGGCGCGACGTCGCCATGGGCGGCAACATCGGCGTGCCGATCCTCGACCTCGATCCGCCGGCACCCGGACGCATCCATGTGGTGGAGTGTTCCTCCTACCAGATCGATCTCACCCCGGGGCTCGACCCTTCCGTCGGGGTCTTGCTGAACATCACGCCGGATCATCTCGACCGGCACGGGACGCTCGAAAACTACGCCGCCGTGAAGGAACGGCTGATCGCCGGCAGCACCACCGCGGTGGTCGGCATCGACGACGCCTTGAGCGCGGCCGTCGCGGACCGGGCGGAGCGCGCGGGCAAGCGCGTGCTGCGCCTCGGCGTGCGCCACCCGGTGTCGCATGGCGTCTATGCCGAAGGCGGTGCGCTCCATGTGGCCGAGGACGGGGCGCAGACGCGCTTCATGGATCTGGCCGGCATCGCGTCCCTGCGCGGGGCGCATAATGCGCAGAACGCGGCGGCCGCCGTTGCCGTGTGCCGGGCGCTCGGGGTGGGCGACGCGGCGATCCGCAAGGGGCTTGCGAGCTTTCCCGGTCTCGCCCACCGCATGGAGACGGTGGCCCGGGCAGGGCGCGTGCTCTTCGTCAACGACAGCAAGGCGACCAACGCCGAGGCCGCCGAGCGGGCGCTGACGAGTTTCGAATCGATCTACTGGATCGCGGGGGGGCGCGCGAAATCCGGGGGCATCGCCTCCCTCGCGCCGCATTTTTCGCGCATCGCAAAGGCCTACCTGATCGGTGAGGCGGCGGCGGATTTCGCGGCGACGCTCGAAGGTCACGTGGCCACGGAGCAGGCGGGCACGCTGGAGCGCGCCGTCGCGGCGGCCGCCCGCGACGCCGCCGCCGATCCGCGGGGCGAGCCGGTGGTGCTTCTGTCGCCGGCCTGCGCCTCTTTCGACCAGTTTTCCGATTTCGAGGCGCGCGGCCGGGCCTTCGCCGAGGCCGTTGCCCGTCTCGCCGCTCCGCAAGATCCGCAGCAGGACGCGCCGCGCCCCGGCGCCTCCGAATCCGATGCTCAGGAGGCCGTGTGA
- the murC gene encoding UDP-N-acetylmuramate--L-alanine ligase, whose translation MKMSQDIGPVHFIGIGGIGMSGIAEVLHMLGYTVQGSDVSDSANVKRLRAKGIEVHVGHDAENLGQARVVVVSSAIRRDNPELIAARAKMLPVVRRAEMLGELMRFKQAIAVGGTHGKTTTTSMISALLDAGGLDPTVINGGIINAYGTNARMGQGDWMVVEADESDGTFVKLPADVAVVTNIDPEHLDHYGDFDGVRAAFLHFVTNVPFYGFAVMCLDHPEVQAMVGRIEDRQVITYGQNRQADVRFYDLTTDGPTSIFSVELRDRPTGASETIENLKLPMPGLHNVSNAVAAIAVAWKLGLDAAAIRKGLAGFGGVKRRFTHTGTAGGIDVFDDYAHHPVEIRAVLAAARAVAQGEVIAVVQPHRFTRLESLFDEFSTCFNDADHVICAPVYAAGEAPREGIDHVALANGIRASGHRQVHVIDGEAALAGAVASIGKPGDYVMCLGAGSISQWAQALPEGLAKALEARGA comes from the coding sequence ATGAAGATGTCCCAGGACATCGGTCCGGTTCATTTCATCGGGATCGGCGGCATCGGCATGAGCGGCATCGCCGAGGTGCTGCACATGCTGGGCTACACGGTGCAGGGGTCGGACGTCTCCGACAGCGCGAACGTCAAGCGCCTGCGCGCCAAGGGGATCGAGGTCCATGTCGGCCACGACGCGGAGAACCTCGGACAGGCGCGGGTGGTCGTCGTGTCCTCCGCGATCCGGCGCGACAATCCGGAGCTCATCGCCGCGCGGGCCAAGATGCTGCCGGTGGTGCGCCGCGCCGAGATGCTCGGCGAATTGATGCGCTTCAAGCAGGCGATCGCCGTCGGCGGCACGCATGGCAAGACCACCACGACCTCGATGATCTCGGCGCTTCTGGATGCCGGCGGGCTCGACCCGACCGTGATCAACGGCGGCATCATCAACGCCTATGGCACCAATGCGCGCATGGGCCAGGGCGACTGGATGGTGGTGGAGGCGGATGAATCCGACGGCACCTTCGTCAAGCTGCCGGCCGACGTCGCGGTGGTCACCAACATCGATCCCGAACATCTCGATCACTACGGCGATTTCGACGGGGTGCGGGCGGCCTTCCTGCATTTCGTCACGAACGTGCCCTTCTACGGCTTCGCGGTGATGTGTCTCGATCACCCGGAGGTGCAGGCAATGGTCGGACGCATCGAGGACCGCCAGGTGATCACCTACGGGCAGAACCGGCAGGCGGACGTGCGCTTCTACGATCTGACGACCGACGGACCGACGTCGATCTTTTCGGTCGAGTTGCGCGACCGTCCGACGGGCGCGAGCGAGACCATCGAAAACCTGAAGCTGCCGATGCCGGGTCTGCACAATGTGTCCAACGCGGTCGCGGCGATCGCGGTCGCCTGGAAGCTCGGTCTCGACGCTGCGGCGATCCGCAAGGGGCTGGCGGGCTTCGGCGGCGTCAAGCGGCGCTTCACGCATACCGGGACCGCCGGCGGCATCGATGTCTTCGACGACTACGCCCACCACCCGGTGGAGATCCGCGCCGTGCTGGCGGCGGCGCGCGCGGTCGCGCAAGGCGAGGTGATCGCCGTGGTGCAGCCGCACCGCTTCACCCGTCTGGAAAGCCTGTTCGACGAGTTCTCGACCTGCTTCAACGATGCCGACCATGTGATCTGCGCGCCGGTCTATGCCGCCGGCGAGGCGCCGCGCGAGGGCATCGATCATGTCGCGCTCGCCAACGGCATTCGCGCCAGCGGCCACCGTCAGGTCCATGTCATCGATGGCGAGGCGGCGCTTGCCGGCGCCGTCGCGTCCATCGGCAAGCCGGGCGATTACGTCATGTGCCTGGGGGCGGGCAGCATCTCGCAATGGGCGCAGGCCCTGCCGGAGGGTCTGGCGAAGGCGCTGGAGGCCAGGGGCGCATGA
- a CDS encoding UDP-N-acetylmuramoylalanyl-D-glutamyl-2,6-diaminopimelate--D-alanyl-D-alanine ligase, with translation MLLGEAEARDAPDATPVAHERDADDVMNLDAGGEDVERLETVPAEEWPDAQAADAAPEPSAATDEEAGEGTGLDLDLDLEALLEAPLETGEVESEPSEGGQEGVGQDDAAHADASDLPSPESVAGEDDAAPDASETWAALDDALLVDTGDAGSERTDSEDTDSEDTDSEDTHGEGAGFDDAGAEAERSEEAGVHDEGGDDAAPQAVAPEDIAPEDIAPQESVPADAEHPSQDTDGAAAALLAGAAVASALSTPARAPVGGAVPGATPLPEWEEPDPDRPLWTIAEMVEATGGTMEGIDDPATAVVGLSIDSRTLAAGEAFIAIVGDRFDGHAFTGAALDAGAALAVVARDKRADLPADGRYLLVADPLEALRDLARAARARSRARIVAVTGSVGKTGTKEMLRLALDASGRTHAAVASFNNHWGVPLTLARLPVQARFGVFEIGMNHAGEITPLVQMVRPHVAIITTVEAVHLENFGSVERIAQAKAEIFLGLEPGGLALLNRDNRQFDLLTYLAKTAGVRRIATFGREGPADVEAERISAQVGCTSISGHVFDREITYKVGAPGRHLVTNSLAVLAAVVELGGDLARGALALGEFHAPKGRGAQVTLRLPDGEATVIDESYNANPASMRAALSLLKETPVARPGRRIAVLGDMLELGESELRLHGELLGPLRQSDVDLVYCAGRRMRALWDDLPKHLRGAYAEEAESLRPLLLDDIRPGDVMMIKGSLGSRMGPLVEALRDEFPVGDDGSR, from the coding sequence ATGCTGCTCGGCGAGGCGGAGGCGCGGGACGCGCCCGACGCGACGCCTGTGGCGCATGAGCGCGATGCCGACGATGTCATGAACCTGGACGCCGGCGGCGAGGATGTGGAGCGCCTCGAGACAGTCCCCGCCGAGGAGTGGCCGGATGCGCAGGCGGCCGACGCCGCGCCGGAGCCAAGCGCGGCGACGGACGAGGAAGCAGGCGAGGGGACCGGTCTCGACCTGGATCTCGATCTCGAGGCGCTGCTGGAGGCACCGCTCGAAACCGGCGAGGTGGAGTCCGAGCCGTCAGAGGGGGGGCAAGAGGGCGTAGGTCAGGACGACGCGGCCCACGCGGACGCGTCGGATCTCCCGTCTCCGGAAAGCGTTGCGGGCGAGGACGATGCCGCCCCGGACGCATCCGAGACATGGGCTGCGCTGGATGATGCGCTCCTGGTCGACACGGGCGACGCCGGGAGCGAACGCACCGACAGCGAGGATACTGACAGCGAGGATACGGACAGCGAGGATACCCACGGCGAAGGCGCCGGCTTCGACGACGCGGGCGCCGAAGCGGAAAGATCCGAAGAAGCTGGCGTTCACGATGAGGGCGGTGACGACGCTGCTCCTCAGGCCGTCGCGCCTGAGGACATCGCCCCTGAGGACATCGCGCCGCAGGAGAGCGTTCCAGCCGACGCGGAGCACCCGTCGCAGGACACGGACGGTGCCGCGGCCGCTCTGCTCGCCGGGGCTGCCGTGGCGAGTGCCCTTTCGACGCCCGCCCGTGCGCCGGTCGGGGGCGCCGTGCCGGGCGCCACGCCCCTGCCGGAGTGGGAGGAGCCCGATCCCGACCGGCCGCTGTGGACGATTGCGGAAATGGTCGAGGCCACCGGCGGCACGATGGAAGGGATCGACGATCCCGCCACGGCCGTCGTCGGCCTGTCGATCGACAGCCGCACATTGGCGGCCGGCGAGGCCTTCATCGCCATCGTCGGCGACCGGTTCGACGGGCATGCCTTCACCGGTGCCGCGCTCGACGCAGGCGCCGCGCTGGCGGTCGTGGCGCGCGACAAGCGCGCCGATCTGCCCGCCGACGGGCGGTATCTTCTGGTCGCCGATCCGCTGGAGGCCCTGCGCGACCTGGCGCGGGCGGCGCGGGCGCGCAGCCGGGCGCGGATCGTCGCCGTCACCGGCTCGGTCGGCAAGACCGGCACCAAGGAGATGCTCAGGCTCGCGCTCGACGCCTCGGGCCGCACGCATGCTGCCGTCGCCTCCTTCAACAATCACTGGGGCGTGCCGCTGACGCTGGCGCGCCTGCCCGTGCAGGCGAGGTTCGGCGTCTTCGAGATCGGCATGAACCATGCCGGCGAGATCACGCCGCTCGTGCAGATGGTGCGCCCGCATGTGGCGATCATCACCACGGTCGAGGCCGTGCATCTGGAGAATTTCGGCTCGGTGGAGCGCATCGCGCAGGCCAAGGCGGAGATCTTTCTCGGGCTGGAGCCGGGCGGGCTCGCGCTTCTCAACCGCGACAACCGCCAGTTCGATCTGCTCACCTATCTCGCCAAGACCGCCGGGGTGCGCCGGATCGCCACCTTCGGGCGCGAGGGGCCGGCCGACGTGGAGGCGGAACGCATCTCCGCGCAGGTCGGCTGCACGTCGATTTCCGGCCATGTCTTCGACCGGGAGATCACCTACAAGGTGGGCGCGCCGGGCCGGCATCTGGTCACCAACAGCCTCGCGGTGCTCGCGGCCGTTGTCGAACTGGGCGGCGATCTGGCGCGCGGCGCGCTGGCGCTCGGCGAGTTTCACGCGCCGAAGGGGCGCGGCGCGCAAGTGACCCTGCGTCTGCCGGACGGCGAGGCCACGGTGATCGACGAGAGCTACAACGCCAATCCGGCCTCCATGCGCGCGGCCCTGTCGCTCCTGAAGGAGACGCCAGTCGCCCGTCCGGGGCGGCGCATCGCGGTGCTCGGCGATATGCTGGAACTGGGCGAAAGCGAGCTGCGCCTGCACGGCGAGCTGCTCGGCCCGCTGCGGCAAAGCGATGTCGATCTGGTCTATTGCGCGGGCCGGCGCATGCGCGCGCTGTGGGACGACTTGCCGAAGCACCTCAGGGGCGCTTATGCCGAGGAGGCCGAAAGCCTGCGTCCCCTGCTGCTGGACGACATCCGCCCGGGCGACGTGATGATGATCAAGGGATCGCTCGGCAGCCGCATGGGGCCGCTGGTCGAGGCGCTCCGAGACGAATTCCCCGTCGGCGACGACGGATCCCGATAG
- the mraY gene encoding phospho-N-acetylmuramoyl-pentapeptide-transferase — protein sequence MLYFLVEFSDQFSALNVFRYITFRTGGAIMTALLFIFLFGPAIINSLRLRQGHGQPIRADGPQSHLLTKKGTPTMGGLMILSGMIVATLLWANLANPYTWIVLGVTVGFGLIGFYDDYLKVIKASHKGFSGRSRLGLEFVIAGIAAWAVTLLEADALSTSVAFPFFKDVALNLGLFFIPFAAFVMVGAGNAVNLTDGLDGLAIVPVMIASASFGLIAYLSGNAVFADYLQIHHVSGSGELAVLCGAVIGAGLGFLWFNAPPAAIFMGDTGSLALGGMLGAIAVATKHEIVLAIIGGLFVLEAVSVIVQVLSFKTTGKRVFKMAPIHHHFEHLGWTESQVVIRFWIIAVVLALIGLATLKLR from the coding sequence ATGCTCTACTTCCTCGTCGAGTTTTCCGACCAGTTTTCCGCGCTGAACGTGTTCCGCTACATCACGTTCCGCACCGGCGGCGCGATCATGACCGCGCTGCTGTTCATCTTTCTCTTCGGCCCGGCGATCATCAATTCGCTGCGCCTGCGTCAAGGCCACGGTCAGCCGATCCGCGCCGACGGGCCCCAGAGCCATCTTCTGACCAAGAAGGGCACGCCCACCATGGGTGGGCTGATGATCCTGTCGGGCATGATCGTGGCGACGCTGCTCTGGGCCAATCTCGCCAATCCCTACACCTGGATCGTGCTCGGCGTGACCGTCGGCTTCGGCCTGATCGGCTTCTATGACGACTATCTCAAGGTCATCAAGGCCTCGCACAAGGGGTTCAGCGGGCGCAGCCGGCTGGGGCTCGAGTTCGTGATCGCCGGCATTGCCGCATGGGCGGTCACCTTGCTGGAAGCCGACGCCCTGAGCACCTCCGTCGCCTTTCCCTTCTTCAAGGATGTGGCGCTCAACCTGGGGCTCTTCTTCATTCCCTTCGCCGCCTTCGTGATGGTCGGCGCGGGCAATGCGGTGAACCTGACCGACGGGCTCGACGGGCTGGCCATCGTCCCGGTGATGATCGCCTCGGCCTCCTTCGGCCTGATCGCCTATCTGTCGGGCAACGCCGTCTTCGCCGACTATCTGCAGATCCATCACGTCAGCGGATCGGGCGAGCTTGCCGTGCTGTGCGGCGCGGTGATCGGGGCCGGCCTCGGGTTCCTGTGGTTCAACGCGCCGCCGGCGGCGATCTTCATGGGCGACACGGGATCGCTTGCGCTCGGCGGCATGCTGGGCGCCATCGCGGTGGCGACCAAGCACGAGATCGTGCTCGCCATCATCGGCGGTCTGTTCGTGCTGGAGGCGGTCTCGGTGATCGTGCAGGTGCTGTCCTTCAAGACCACCGGCAAGCGGGTCTTCAAGATGGCGCCGATCCATCACCATTTCGAACATCTGGGCTGGACGGAGAGCCAGGTCGTGATCCGCTTCTGGATCATCGCCGTGGTGCTCGCGCTGATCGGCCTGGCCACGCTGAAGCTGAGGTAG
- the murB gene encoding UDP-N-acetylmuramate dehydrogenase, with protein MSFPDLVAEHGLDRIGLRGKLTANQLLSAVTWFRVGGPAQLLFQPADTEDLALFLRHLPRDVPVLPIGLGSNLLVRDGGIAGVVVRLGARGFGQVSVEADGAIRVGAAVPDRKLAEAAATAGQGGFAFYAGIPGGIGGALRMNAGAHGHETREVMVELTAVTRSGEIVRLTNADMAYRYRHSDQPGDTIFTEAVFRGVPRDEAAIRQEMAKVAAHREAAQPIREKTGGSTFKNPDGHSAWKLVDAAGCRGLQIGGARMSDMHCNFMINTGAATAEDLERLGETVRARVLETSGIALEWEIKRLGLFPEGVEIAPFLGARNAEVAADG; from the coding sequence ATGAGCTTTCCCGACCTCGTCGCGGAACACGGGCTCGACCGCATCGGCCTGCGCGGCAAGCTGACGGCGAACCAGCTGCTGTCGGCGGTGACCTGGTTCCGCGTCGGCGGTCCGGCGCAACTGCTGTTCCAGCCGGCCGACACCGAGGATCTGGCGCTGTTCCTGCGCCATCTCCCCCGGGACGTGCCGGTGCTGCCGATCGGGCTCGGCTCGAACCTACTGGTGCGCGACGGCGGCATTGCGGGCGTCGTGGTGCGGCTTGGCGCGCGTGGTTTCGGTCAGGTTTCGGTGGAGGCCGACGGGGCGATCCGCGTCGGCGCGGCGGTGCCCGACCGCAAGCTCGCCGAGGCGGCGGCCACGGCGGGGCAGGGCGGCTTCGCCTTTTACGCCGGCATTCCCGGCGGGATCGGCGGCGCGCTTCGGATGAACGCCGGCGCGCACGGCCACGAGACCCGCGAGGTGATGGTGGAGCTGACCGCCGTGACCCGGTCGGGCGAGATCGTGCGTCTGACGAATGCCGACATGGCCTATCGCTATCGCCACAGCGACCAGCCCGGCGACACGATCTTCACCGAGGCGGTGTTTCGGGGTGTGCCGCGCGACGAAGCGGCCATTCGCCAGGAAATGGCGAAGGTTGCCGCGCATCGCGAGGCGGCGCAGCCGATCCGCGAGAAGACCGGCGGCTCGACCTTCAAGAACCCGGATGGTCATTCGGCCTGGAAGCTGGTCGACGCGGCCGGCTGCCGGGGTCTGCAGATCGGCGGCGCGCGCATGTCCGACATGCATTGCAACTTCATGATCAACACGGGCGCGGCGACGGCGGAGGATCTGGAACGCCTCGGCGAGACCGTGCGGGCCCGGGTGCTGGAAACCAGCGGCATCGCGCTCGAATGGGAAATCAAGCGCCTCGGGCTGTTCCCCGAGGGGGTCGAGATCGCGCCGTTTCTCGGCGCGCGCAACGCGGAGGTGGCCGCCGATGGCTGA
- the ftsW gene encoding putative lipid II flippase FtsW, translated as MVSRADRSPFAEWLWTVDRYLVVGFVALMIGGIVLSFAASPAVAERLDIDSYHFIKRQALFLVPALVLMLAVSALTPRMVRRVALILFGVSLVLMIATLFIGLEAKGARRWISLFGFSIQPSEFLKPALIVLIAFLMSEGGRRPEVPGTLFSILLFAISAALLVAQPDFGQTMLITLVFAAMFFLNGLPWVAIVPIGVLGLGGLVAAYMTLPHVQSRVDRFLDPSSGDTFNIDRAIEAFVSGSWFGRGPGEGTIKRVLPESHTDFIFAVAAEEFGIIVCLMLLLVFAFVVLRGLAHAAHDSDPFGRLATAGLMVLFGIQAGINMAVNLNLMPAKGMTLPFISYGGSSLVATAVSMGFVLALTRRRPDAARNDGVVVSRLSAQAI; from the coding sequence ATGGTCAGCCGCGCCGACCGCAGTCCCTTCGCCGAATGGCTCTGGACCGTCGACCGATATCTGGTCGTCGGCTTCGTCGCGCTGATGATCGGCGGGATCGTGCTCTCCTTCGCCGCGAGCCCCGCCGTGGCCGAGCGGCTCGACATCGACAGCTATCACTTCATCAAGCGTCAGGCGCTGTTTCTCGTGCCCGCGCTGGTGCTGATGCTGGCGGTCTCCGCGCTTACGCCCCGCATGGTGCGCCGCGTCGCGCTCATTCTCTTCGGCGTCTCGCTGGTGCTGATGATCGCGACGCTGTTCATCGGGCTGGAGGCCAAGGGCGCGCGGCGCTGGATCAGCCTCTTCGGCTTTTCGATCCAGCCCTCGGAGTTCCTGAAACCGGCGCTCATCGTGCTCATCGCCTTTCTCATGTCGGAAGGCGGGCGGCGCCCGGAGGTGCCCGGCACGCTGTTCTCGATCCTGCTGTTCGCAATCTCCGCGGCGCTGCTCGTCGCCCAGCCGGATTTCGGCCAGACGATGCTGATCACGCTCGTCTTCGCGGCGATGTTCTTCCTCAACGGGCTGCCGTGGGTCGCGATCGTGCCGATCGGCGTTCTGGGGCTCGGCGGGCTGGTCGCCGCCTATATGACGCTGCCGCACGTGCAAAGCCGCGTCGACCGCTTCCTCGATCCCAGTTCCGGCGACACCTTCAACATCGACCGGGCGATCGAGGCTTTCGTGTCGGGCAGCTGGTTCGGGCGGGGGCCCGGCGAGGGCACGATCAAGCGGGTGCTGCCGGAAAGCCATACCGACTTCATCTTCGCCGTCGCGGCGGAGGAATTCGGCATCATCGTCTGCCTGATGCTGCTGCTCGTCTTCGCCTTCGTGGTGCTGCGCGGGCTTGCCCATGCGGCGCATGACTCCGACCCCTTCGGCCGGCTGGCGACGGCCGGGCTGATGGTGCTCTTCGGCATCCAGGCGGGCATCAACATGGCGGTCAATCTCAACCTCATGCCGGCCAAGGGCATGACGCTGCCCTTCATCTCCTACGGCGGCTCGTCGCTGGTCGCCACGGCGGTCTCCATGGGCTTCGTGCTGGCGCTGACGAGGCGCCGGCCCGACGCGGCCCGCAACGACGGCGTGGTCGTCTCCCGCCTGTCGGCGCAAGCGATCTGA